One genomic window of Helicobacter canis includes the following:
- a CDS encoding glycosyltransferase family 4 protein → MENAHTKQDLRMLLLSIVAHLLKSYSVQDISTNLSANLAIYEKIFESFRTKILQIFTQGDILDCGFLYLAFIAPKSLGADERFKPFIESVQKLLATQPSQEEYIMLIELGAIARVLANPSHQNLSFFNTNTDKYDNLCEKSLDNLDNDGVMFFLSRIMCASIDGISAGRCGEFLLELFSIQEIGVSCVRPAIIQAYTQAHLSSQAPLLVRNICNWQLHILWNAKNLFNNREWLSLYPVWKQEFYAALRQASQALRDDTSSSSVPPTLAQRLDLALYLQFFIYHICGNSFSKQEQWQEFNTEISQYAVPIYREFATKFLPYLPKSSPSTNKRKIIGILRDRIVENSPFKVEYSLIKNLLASPEFTQHYEIKIYCMSLIEKSENNPQAIAKLAKLGIETIDIGLGFNKAGFYNSHLQKALALRESMLRDEVAMLISPNNGYGISDFLLASRCARVQVFWTHGNFVYDISGIDTRLTHICNNQKSIAHNGFSFYGVPVQMDRSFYNPKVPQELIADTRACYVDSNAKQPIYLFGVIGRLVKIDSLAYLRSICAILEQNPHWRFLACGLGNEGEIKQKISQINPQLLPRFFFSGYVDSAVYGHILDFWADSFPMEQGESRIEYVAKGRGLSLRYYESAKQLESTFVSQLDETRGIIEAIIDECRRVDPAGEKVDSRGENSVLLHNALESTFFSNFASYKECVLEFARETSAFSEAEYVEKATRIMRLCELDPSEYAKKVAIQSAIHAMNSEIKARLGVRYFLAFVREYLA, encoded by the coding sequence ATGGAAAATGCTCACACAAAGCAAGACTTGCGTATGCTTTTACTAAGTATTGTTGCGCATTTGCTAAAGTCCTATTCCGTGCAAGACATAAGCACAAACTTAAGTGCCAATCTCGCTATTTATGAAAAAATATTTGAGAGCTTCCGCACGAAGATTTTGCAGATTTTTACGCAGGGTGATATTCTTGATTGTGGGTTTTTGTATCTCGCATTTATCGCGCCAAAGTCTCTTGGGGCAGATGAGCGGTTTAAGCCCTTTATAGAATCTGTGCAAAAGCTTTTAGCAACACAACCTAGCCAAGAAGAGTATATTATGCTTATAGAGCTGGGTGCAATTGCGAGAGTTCTAGCAAACCCCTCGCATCAAAATCTAAGTTTTTTTAATACAAATACCGATAAATACGATAACTTATGTGAAAAAAGTCTAGATAATTTAGACAATGATGGGGTGATGTTTTTTCTCTCGCGCATTATGTGCGCTTCTATTGATGGTATATCAGCTGGGCGTTGTGGGGAGTTTTTGCTCGAGCTTTTTTCTATACAAGAGATTGGGGTGTCCTGTGTTAGACCAGCGATTATACAAGCCTATACGCAAGCCCATTTAAGCTCACAAGCACCACTGTTAGTCCGCAATATCTGTAATTGGCAGCTACATATTCTCTGGAATGCAAAAAATCTCTTCAACAACCGCGAGTGGCTTAGTCTATATCCTGTGTGGAAGCAAGAATTTTATGCTGCCTTGAGGCAGGCATCACAAGCATTGCGTGATGATACAAGCTCATCAAGCGTGCCCCCTACTCTTGCGCAGCGGCTGGATCTCGCGCTATATTTGCAGTTTTTTATCTATCATATTTGTGGCAATAGCTTTAGCAAGCAGGAGCAGTGGCAGGAGTTTAATACCGAGATTTCTCAATATGCTGTGCCTATTTATAGGGAGTTTGCTACAAAGTTTTTGCCATATTTGCCTAAGTCTAGCCCAAGCACCAACAAGCGCAAAATCATCGGCATATTGCGCGATAGGATTGTAGAAAACTCGCCTTTCAAAGTCGAATACAGCTTGATAAAAAATCTCCTTGCAAGCCCAGAATTTACACAGCATTACGAAATCAAAATCTATTGTATGAGCCTTATAGAAAAGTCCGAAAATAATCCACAAGCTATCGCTAAACTAGCGAAACTTGGTATAGAAACTATCGATATAGGGCTTGGCTTTAATAAAGCTGGATTCTACAATTCCCACTTGCAAAAAGCCCTAGCACTGCGTGAGAGTATGCTTAGAGATGAGGTGGCTATGCTCATTAGTCCCAATAATGGCTATGGGATTAGTGATTTTCTGCTTGCAAGTCGGTGTGCTAGGGTGCAGGTATTTTGGACACACGGGAATTTTGTCTATGATATTAGCGGGATTGATACACGCCTAACGCATATTTGTAATAATCAAAAGTCTATCGCGCACAATGGCTTTAGCTTCTATGGGGTCCCGGTGCAAATGGATAGAAGCTTTTATAATCCCAAAGTCCCACAAGAGCTCATTGCTGATACGCGCGCTTGCTATGTGGATTCTAATGCGAAGCAGCCTATATATCTCTTTGGCGTGATTGGGCGATTGGTGAAGATCGACTCGCTCGCATATTTGCGCAGTATTTGCGCGATTTTGGAGCAGAATCCACATTGGAGGTTTTTAGCCTGTGGGCTTGGGAATGAAGGAGAAATCAAGCAAAAAATCTCACAAATCAATCCACAGCTTCTTCCGCGCTTTTTCTTTAGTGGCTATGTGGATAGCGCAGTGTATGGGCATATTTTGGACTTTTGGGCGGATAGCTTTCCTATGGAGCAGGGCGAGAGCAGGATCGAGTATGTGGCAAAGGGGCGCGGGCTTAGTCTGCGCTACTATGAGTCAGCCAAGCAGCTAGAATCCACTTTTGTATCTCAGCTTGATGAGACAAGGGGGATTATAGAAGCGATTATCGATGAGTGTAGGCGTGTAGATCCAGCAGGTGAAAAAGTGGATTCTAGGGGTGAAAATTCTGTGCTATTACACAATGCCCTAGAATCCACTTTTTTTAGCAACTTTGCTAGCTACAAGGAATGTGTCTTAGAATTTGCTAGGGAGACTAGCGCGTTTAGCGAGGCAGAGTATGTGGAGAAAGCCACGCGCATTATGCGCTTATGCGAGCTAGATCCTAGTGAGTATGCAAAAAAAGTGGCGATACAATCCGCCATCCACGCGATGAATAGCGAGATAAAGGCGCGACTAGGTGTGCGGTATTTTTTGGCATTTGTTAGGGAGTATTTGGCATAA
- a CDS encoding helix-turn-helix transcriptional regulator, which translates to MQKLYGNATQEEISEFYKRVSANIRILREKRGVSQLDLALEIGIKSVAFYSNCESCRYGKHFNLEHCYKIAKAFEIDITDIFALS; encoded by the coding sequence ATACAAAAGCTTTATGGCAACGCCACGCAAGAGGAGATTAGCGAGTTTTACAAACGCGTATCTGCTAATATTAGAATCCTGCGTGAGAAGCGCGGAGTCTCCCAGCTTGATCTAGCCCTTGAGATTGGCATTAAGTCAGTGGCGTTCTACTCCAATTGTGAGAGCTGCCGCTATGGCAAGCACTTCAATCTAGAGCATTGCTATAAAATCGCTAAAGCCTTTGAGATTGATATTACAGATATTTTTGCTCTATCGTAA
- the argJ gene encoding bifunctional ornithine acetyltransferase/N-acetylglutamate synthase translates to MPKSTKTPTQKLLKATAKATLAKASSTPANPSSKPQEPSSKAPRAKLESIKILKSGLNALPSFQYSGTQAGIKYKKRTDMSLIFSPHPCVGAGVFTTNKVRAACVEYDEATLKLKQPIHAIIANAGNANACTGAQGEKACKESAITAGAVLGVESTSVLLASTGVIGVQLPLDRIKKGINLLAQSKSSSRASAKAAAQGIMTTDLFEKEAAVEFISSNGRRVRLAGIAKGSGMIHPNMATMLCFIITDCAISQKLLQKALQKDVKDSFNMISVDGDTSTNDMTLVLANARARNTPIITQDDSDYALFVKALSLLTTTLARKIARDGEGATKLLVSHCLNAKSKKDARKIAKSVIASSLVKAAMFGNDANWGRILCAMGYSGGDFDPKVVDVKLASSAGEIAIMRNGNAQPIDEKFAKKLLQKDEIHIFIDCKRGKKSACAYGCDLSYDYVKINADYRS, encoded by the coding sequence ATGCCAAAATCCACCAAAACCCCCACACAAAAGCTACTAAAAGCCACTGCCAAAGCCACCTTAGCCAAAGCTTCAAGCACACCAGCTAACCCCTCATCAAAGCCCCAAGAGCCAAGTAGCAAAGCCCCAAGAGCCAAGCTAGAATCCATAAAGATTCTAAAAAGCGGGCTAAATGCACTACCTAGCTTCCAATATAGCGGCACACAAGCTGGGATCAAATACAAAAAGCGCACCGATATGAGCCTGATTTTTAGCCCCCATCCGTGCGTGGGAGCTGGGGTCTTTACAACCAATAAAGTCCGCGCGGCGTGTGTAGAATATGATGAAGCTACGCTAAAGCTAAAGCAGCCTATCCACGCCATCATCGCCAATGCCGGCAATGCCAATGCCTGCACAGGCGCACAAGGTGAAAAGGCGTGCAAAGAGAGTGCGATCACTGCTGGAGCGGTGCTAGGGGTAGAATCCACTAGCGTGCTGCTGGCTTCTACGGGGGTTATAGGCGTGCAGCTCCCACTTGATAGGATCAAAAAGGGCATAAATCTCCTAGCTCAAAGCAAATCTAGCAGCAGGGCAAGCGCCAAAGCCGCAGCACAAGGGATTATGACAACAGACTTGTTTGAAAAAGAAGCGGCAGTAGAGTTTATCTCCTCTAATGGCAGGCGCGTGCGGCTAGCAGGGATCGCCAAAGGTAGCGGTATGATCCACCCAAATATGGCGACAATGCTATGCTTTATCATCACAGATTGCGCTATCAGCCAAAAGCTCTTGCAAAAAGCTTTGCAAAAAGATGTCAAAGACTCTTTTAATATGATTAGTGTCGATGGTGATACTTCTACCAATGATATGACCTTAGTGCTTGCTAATGCAAGAGCGCGCAACACGCCTATTATCACTCAAGATGATAGCGATTACGCGCTTTTTGTCAAAGCTCTCTCCCTGCTTACCACAACCCTTGCGAGAAAAATCGCGCGTGATGGCGAGGGCGCGACAAAGCTGCTTGTCTCCCACTGCCTAAATGCTAAAAGCAAAAAAGATGCACGCAAAATCGCAAAATCTGTGATCGCATCAAGCCTTGTAAAAGCAGCGATGTTTGGGAATGACGCAAATTGGGGGCGGATTTTATGCGCTATGGGGTATAGTGGGGGCGATTTTGACCCAAAAGTCGTTGATGTAAAGCTAGCAAGCAGTGCTGGGGAGATAGCAATTATGCGCAATGGCAATGCGCAGCCTATCGATGAGAAATTTGCCAAAAAGCTCTTGCAAAAAGATGAGATACATATATTTATCGACTGCAAACGCGGCAAAAAAAGCGCGTGCGCGTATGGCTGTGATCTAAGCTATGACTATGTAAAAATTAACGCCGATTATCGCTCATAG
- a CDS encoding GNAT family N-acetyltransferase, translating into MKTNQKAKILANLHIRPMRLDDYEQVAMLWQQIEGFYIRSIDDSKEGVARFLTRNPNTSVVAVLKDEDQKEWIIGSILCGHDGRYGSLYHVCVHKDFRQMGIGSRMVEAALNALKKEQISSISLIAFSENIIGNTFWKKQGWASKPNANRYEFSLNPANISHKIDSPNPKN; encoded by the coding sequence ATGAAGACAAACCAAAAAGCAAAGATTCTAGCAAATCTCCATATCCGCCCTATGCGCCTAGATGACTATGAGCAAGTCGCTATGCTATGGCAGCAAATTGAAGGATTCTATATCCGCAGCATTGATGATTCTAAAGAGGGTGTAGCACGCTTTCTTACGCGAAATCCCAACACCAGCGTAGTCGCTGTGCTAAAAGATGAAGATCAAAAAGAGTGGATAATCGGTAGTATTTTATGCGGACACGATGGGCGATATGGTAGTCTCTACCATGTATGCGTGCATAAAGATTTCCGCCAAATGGGCATAGGCTCGCGTATGGTAGAAGCCGCCCTAAACGCGCTCAAAAAAGAGCAGATCTCTAGCATTTCTCTCATCGCCTTTAGCGAAAATATCATCGGCAATACCTTTTGGAAGAAGCAAGGCTGGGCTAGCAAGCCAAACGCCAATCGCTATGAATTTAGTCTAAATCCTGCCAACATCTCCCATAAAATCGATAGCCCAAACCCCAAAAACTAA
- the argC gene encoding N-acetyl-gamma-glutamyl-phosphate reductase — MMIKVGILGASGYTANELVRILLGHKEVEIAWLGSQSQIDKPYHHSYQNFFQILPLSCIDASELESLCKHIDVLFCATPHNFCATILTPKVLESTKVIDLSADFRLRDIETFAAHYHTTHANPTLLAQSVYGLCELNRAQIKPARLVANPGCYPTCSILSLAPLLANNLIDLDSIIIDAKSGTSGAGRKAALDSLFCEVNESFKAYSITSHRHTPEIEQALSEIAKEPITLSFTPHLVPMNRGILATSYARLRDPKVDSTALRHIYKDFYKGEYFVRVLDHGLSAQTRWVKGSNFIDIAPYVDTRTNRVIITASIDNLIKGASGQAVQNMNIMCGFRESSGLEAAPMFP, encoded by the coding sequence ATAATGATAAAAGTCGGGATTCTAGGGGCAAGTGGCTACACGGCAAATGAGCTTGTGCGCATACTATTAGGACACAAAGAAGTAGAAATTGCTTGGCTAGGCTCACAAAGCCAGATCGATAAGCCATACCACCACAGCTATCAAAACTTCTTCCAAATCCTACCGCTCTCTTGTATCGATGCAAGCGAGCTAGAATCCTTATGTAAGCACATTGATGTGCTATTTTGCGCTACGCCGCATAATTTCTGCGCCACGATTCTCACACCAAAAGTCCTAGAATCCACAAAAGTCATCGATCTAAGCGCGGATTTTCGCCTGCGCGATATAGAGACTTTCGCCGCGCATTACCACACCACACACGCCAATCCAACCCTACTAGCCCAAAGTGTCTATGGGCTTTGCGAGCTAAATCGAGCACAGATCAAGCCCGCACGCCTTGTGGCAAATCCGGGCTGCTATCCTACTTGTAGTATTCTCTCCCTAGCTCCCCTACTTGCCAATAATCTCATCGACCTAGATTCTATCATCATCGATGCCAAGTCCGGCACCTCAGGTGCAGGGCGCAAGGCGGCTTTGGATAGCTTGTTTTGCGAGGTGAATGAAAGCTTCAAGGCATATAGCATCACCTCTCATCGCCACACACCAGAGATCGAGCAAGCCCTAAGCGAGATCGCCAAAGAGCCGATTACCCTAAGCTTCACGCCCCATCTTGTGCCGATGAATCGCGGGATTTTAGCCACAAGCTATGCGCGATTGCGCGATCCAAAAGTGGATTCTACTGCTCTGCGCCATATCTATAAAGACTTCTATAAAGGAGAATATTTCGTGCGTGTGCTAGACCACGGACTTAGCGCGCAAACGCGCTGGGTGAAAGGAAGCAATTTCATCGACATAGCTCCCTATGTCGATACACGCACCAATCGCGTCATCATCACCGCAAGTATTGATAATCTCATCAAAGGTGCGAGCGGTCAAGCGGTGCAGAATATGAATATTATGTGCGGATTTAGAGAATCTAGCGGACTTGAAGCCGCGCCGATGTTTCCATAA
- a CDS encoding UDP-N-acetylglucosamine--N-acetylmuramyl-(pentapeptide) pyrophosphoryl-undecaprenol N-acetylglucosamine transferase produces the protein MIVITGGGTGGHLAIARALAQELQSREIPAIYIGSLYGQDQMWFAGESEEDWAFENRVGFWAKNGDCGGESAVTTAQGSSLASPCKAPFLAPKSCCEQTALESTKVDSSSKPQNPLFQECYFLNTSGVVNKKGIKKLASIYAQLRAALRVRKIFAKHKVRAVISVGGFSAGPASLAAILLRKPLFIHEQNAIQGRLNSLLAPFAKAVFNSFRPPFPPYPIKQEALQSRRIRTEFQSIIFIGGSQGAKAINDLALQAAPKLLARGIRIIHQCGERDLDRVREAYKKVDSSLLDSSDPKALESSFDSPAPRLTLFGFDKDLIKHLDKADICVARAGASSIWENAALSLPTIYIPYPYAANNHQHHNASYFTRQGLGLMITEQGLSTPTQVAQKGTDTADTKVDSSKTCADIRAMDLEKFFTLLSQLESNLEAISTNLSKTITENGAQSIITQILAALESSTAKAAAAKPT, from the coding sequence ATGATTGTTATCACAGGAGGTGGCACAGGCGGGCATCTCGCCATAGCTAGGGCATTAGCACAGGAGCTGCAAAGCCGCGAGATTCCAGCGATTTATATAGGCTCGCTCTATGGGCAGGATCAAATGTGGTTCGCTGGGGAGTCTGAGGAGGATTGGGCTTTTGAGAATCGCGTTGGCTTTTGGGCTAAAAATGGCGATTGCGGCGGCGAGTCTGCGGTCACTACCGCTCAAGGCAGCTCCCTTGCCTCGCCTTGCAAAGCCCCATTTTTAGCTCCAAAATCCTGCTGCGAGCAGACTGCTCTAGAATCCACGAAAGTGGATTCTAGCTCCAAGCCGCAGAATCCACTTTTCCAAGAATGCTACTTCCTAAACACCTCCGGCGTAGTCAATAAAAAGGGCATTAAAAAGCTAGCAAGCATTTATGCCCAGCTGCGAGCGGCATTGCGTGTGCGTAAAATCTTTGCCAAGCATAAGGTGCGAGCAGTCATTAGCGTGGGAGGATTTAGCGCGGGACCTGCGAGCCTAGCGGCAATCCTGCTTAGAAAACCTCTCTTTATCCACGAGCAAAATGCTATCCAAGGTAGGCTAAACTCCTTGCTAGCTCCCTTTGCTAAGGCGGTGTTTAATTCATTCCGCCCGCCATTCCCACCCTATCCTATCAAGCAAGAAGCCCTGCAAAGTCGCAGAATCCGCACGGAGTTTCAAAGCATTATCTTTATCGGTGGCTCGCAAGGCGCAAAGGCGATCAACGACCTAGCCCTGCAAGCCGCGCCAAAGCTGCTAGCAAGGGGGATACGCATTATCCACCAATGCGGAGAGAGAGATTTAGATCGCGTGAGAGAAGCGTATAAAAAAGTGGATTCTAGTCTGCTGGATTCTAGCGACCCAAAAGCCCTAGAATCCTCGTTTGACAGCCCCGCACCTAGGCTCACACTTTTTGGCTTTGACAAAGACCTAATCAAGCATTTAGACAAAGCTGATATATGTGTGGCGCGCGCTGGGGCGTCAAGTATCTGGGAGAATGCCGCTCTATCTCTGCCCACCATCTATATCCCCTATCCCTACGCTGCAAATAACCACCAGCACCACAACGCCAGCTACTTCACGCGCCAAGGGCTTGGGCTAATGATCACCGAGCAGGGTTTATCTACCCCCACGCAAGTAGCACAAAAAGGCACGGATACAGCGGATACAAAAGTGGATTCTAGTAAAACTTGCGCGGATATACGAGCTATGGATTTAGAGAAGTTTTTCACACTACTTTCCCAGCTAGAAAGCAATCTTGAAGCGATTTCTACCAATCTTAGCAAAACTATCACAGAAAATGGCGCGCAATCTATCATCACCCAAATCCTAGCAGCCCTAGAGTCCTCCACTGCCAAAGCCGCAGCAGCCAAGCCTACTTAA
- the fliW gene encoding flagellar assembly protein FliW: MIYQIKAPILGFEHITSIELTRLDEHFAKITSQDKSLEMMLVNPYSLREYSFTIPRYIEMLLGLDRDSSVLVYCIVILQRDVEESMVNFLAPLIFNTKDKVAGQVALSMMDYPDFGFKDTLKSFLQKGA, from the coding sequence ATGATATATCAAATAAAAGCCCCTATTTTGGGATTTGAGCATATTACAAGTATCGAGCTTACTAGGCTAGATGAGCATTTCGCCAAGATCACAAGTCAAGACAAAAGCCTTGAGATGATGCTAGTCAATCCCTACTCCTTGCGCGAGTATAGCTTCACAATCCCGCGCTATATAGAAATGCTCCTAGGGCTTGATAGGGACTCTAGCGTGCTTGTGTATTGCATTGTCATCTTGCAAAGAGATGTAGAAGAATCAATGGTGAATTTCCTAGCACCGCTCATTTTCAACACCAAAGACAAAGTCGCTGGGCAAGTCGCGCTATCGATGATGGATTATCCGGACTTTGGCTTCAAAGATACGCTAAAATCCTTTCTCCAAAAGGGCGCATAA
- a CDS encoding restriction endonuclease — MKTSKMDLFLELAKPDEKGFSRWVGVDEFVGDYKDLQLGNGGSWCRASSNLAKTYILEFDKTRTSGNSIDAIRLQGFNPLKTFNQNIRKDIKDFYKSQKCVMLGVCGKSENTTIEIDHKDGRKDSMRVSELAMQEFEDFQPLCKAANDIKRQICKTCKETNTRWSAKNIKGNPYDFYAGDERYIAQSEGGLGCVGCYQYDPVAYRKESARKIAKEAADFISAKLYGDV; from the coding sequence ATGAAAACAAGCAAAATGGATTTATTTTTAGAGCTTGCTAAGCCTGATGAAAAAGGCTTTTCAAGGTGGGTTGGTGTAGATGAGTTTGTAGGAGATTATAAGGATTTACAGCTCGGCAATGGTGGAAGCTGGTGCAGAGCTAGTAGCAATTTAGCCAAAACATATATCCTAGAGTTTGACAAAACTCGCACAAGTGGAAACTCCATTGATGCCATAAGATTGCAAGGGTTTAATCCGCTTAAAACTTTTAACCAAAACATACGAAAAGATATTAAAGATTTTTATAAATCCCAAAAATGCGTAATGCTAGGCGTTTGTGGCAAAAGTGAAAATACGACAATTGAGATTGACCACAAAGATGGACGCAAAGATTCTATGCGTGTGAGTGAGCTAGCAATGCAAGAATTTGAAGACTTTCAGCCTTTATGTAAAGCGGCAAATGACATCAAACGCCAAATTTGCAAAACTTGCAAAGAGACAAATACACGCTGGAGTGCGAAAAATATCAAGGGTAACCCTTATGACTTTTATGCTGGTGATGAGCGTTACATCGCTCAAAGTGAAGGTGGGCTAGGCTGTGTGGGCTGCTATCAGTATGATCCCGTGGCATATCGCAAAGAAAGTGCGAGAAAAATCGCAAAAGAAGCAGCGGACTTTATCAGTGCAAAACTTTATGGAGATGTATGA
- a CDS encoding DNA adenine methylase, with product MNYIGSKLKLLPFLQQSIESTLKKHNAKPLQDSIFCDLFAGSGAVGRAFKSKVKQVISNDKEYYSFVLNQNYIANHAPIIRADELIETLNNTPLKKGKIFTHYALGGGSGRQYFSDENAMKIDGIREQISVWRQSGFIDENEFYFLLASLLESSDSVANTACVYGAFLKRLKKSATKELVLSPATFKLTQNSHQVFNKNANDLITTISGDILYLDPPYNAREYGANYHLLNTIALYDDFIPRGKTGLRAYDKSAWCKKGDVENALEFLLQKAQFKWIFLSYNDEGLLDLERIENLMRKYGKYACVKQEYQRFKADSNRPQKQSKTTEYLHILHKK from the coding sequence ATGAATTACATAGGCTCAAAGCTTAAGCTACTGCCATTTTTGCAGCAAAGCATAGAATCCACACTCAAAAAGCATAATGCCAAGCCCTTGCAAGATTCTATTTTTTGCGATTTATTTGCTGGAAGTGGGGCTGTGGGCAGGGCTTTTAAATCTAAAGTCAAGCAGGTCATAAGTAATGATAAAGAATATTATAGCTTCGTGCTAAATCAAAACTATATTGCCAATCACGCTCCCATTATCCGTGCAGATGAGCTAATAGAAACGCTCAATAACACGCCTTTAAAAAAGGGAAAGATTTTCACGCATTACGCCCTTGGTGGCGGAAGTGGAAGGCAATATTTCAGCGATGAAAATGCGATGAAAATTGATGGGATAAGGGAGCAGATTTCTGTGTGGCGACAAAGTGGGTTTATCGATGAAAATGAATTTTACTTCCTTCTTGCTTCACTTTTAGAATCTAGCGATAGCGTGGCAAACACGGCTTGTGTGTATGGAGCATTTTTAAAAAGGCTTAAAAAAAGCGCGACAAAAGAGCTTGTTTTAAGCCCGGCAACATTTAAGCTCACGCAAAATTCTCACCAAGTTTTTAATAAAAATGCCAATGATTTGATTACTACAATAAGTGGCGATATACTCTACCTTGATCCACCCTATAATGCTAGAGAATATGGGGCAAATTATCATCTATTAAATACCATAGCCTTGTATGATGACTTTATCCCGCGGGGCAAAACGGGCTTAAGGGCGTATGACAAATCAGCGTGGTGTAAAAAAGGTGATGTGGAAAATGCCCTTGAATTTTTGCTGCAAAAAGCACAATTTAAGTGGATATTTTTAAGCTACAATGATGAAGGGCTTTTGGATTTAGAGAGGATAGAAAATCTTATGAGAAAATATGGCAAATATGCTTGTGTAAAACAGGAGTATCAGCGTTTCAAGGCAGATTCTAATCGCCCACAAAAGCAGAGTAAAACTACCGAGTATTTGCATATTTTGCACAAAAAGTAG
- a CDS encoding SDR family NAD(P)-dependent oxidoreductase — MVVLITGASSGFGRACAVAFVARGAKVIATARREQELLALQRELGAESCAIVVCDVVDTCALSKGIANALKGFGLGGEGESELAGIDVLVNNAGLALGLEPANACKIEDWEQMISVNILALVRLTHRVLPAMVARKKGHIINMGSIAGSYPYPGSSVYGASKAFVKQFSLNLRADLYDKNIRVSDIEPGLAGGSEFSLVRFKGDKERADSVYADTTPLKPEDVAQAVCFVAYLPEHININRLEMMPTTQAPAALNVYKGDK, encoded by the coding sequence ATGGTTGTGCTAATCACTGGGGCATCATCTGGATTTGGCAGGGCGTGTGCGGTCGCATTTGTAGCTAGGGGGGCGAAGGTCATCGCCACAGCACGCAGAGAGCAGGAGCTATTAGCCTTGCAGCGAGAGCTTGGGGCAGAGTCTTGCGCGATTGTAGTGTGCGATGTGGTGGATACTTGTGCTTTGAGTAAGGGGATTGCTAATGCGCTGAAGGGCTTTGGGCTAGGGGGTGAAGGTGAGAGTGAGCTTGCTGGGATTGATGTGCTTGTCAATAATGCTGGGCTAGCTCTTGGGCTAGAGCCTGCAAATGCGTGCAAGATAGAAGATTGGGAGCAGATGATTAGTGTCAATATCTTGGCACTAGTGCGACTCACGCATAGGGTCCTGCCTGCTATGGTAGCGCGTAAAAAGGGGCATATCATCAATATGGGATCAATCGCCGGGAGCTATCCATATCCGGGCAGCAGTGTCTATGGCGCGAGCAAGGCATTTGTGAAGCAATTTAGTCTAAATCTGCGCGCGGATTTGTATGATAAAAATATCCGTGTAAGCGATATTGAGCCGGGCTTAGCCGGTGGGAGTGAATTTTCTCTCGTGCGCTTTAAGGGCGATAAGGAGCGAGCGGATTCTGTCTATGCTGACACAACACCGCTTAAGCCAGAAGATGTGGCGCAAGCGGTGTGCTTTGTGGCGTATTTGCCGGAGCATATCAATATCAATCGCCTAGAAATGATGCCAACCACCCAAGCCCCCGCCGCGCTTAATGTCTATAAAGGAGATAAATAA